The following coding sequences are from one Humulus lupulus chromosome X, drHumLupu1.1, whole genome shotgun sequence window:
- the LOC133804076 gene encoding putative invertase inhibitor, which produces MRTHIFPFLTIFLPLSFSFILSTVHLSLVASSSSSNLIQDTCKKCSDTDPNLKYNFCTGSFESSPDGRQCTSLRDLGLVSIRLTKNNVTSTKHFIKHLLHNDKKKKKLDPYVKACLTDCMELFNDALSTIKVVVKDYKAKRYDDANINLSSVLDASSTCEDGFKESDSTKKHVVSPLTKRNDNAFQLTAISLSIINMLHN; this is translated from the coding sequence ATGAGAACTCATATTTTTCCTTTCCTCACTATTTTTCTTCCCCTTTCCTTCTCCTTCATCCTCTCAACTGTCCATCTCTCCCTCGTggcttcttcttcctcctcaaatcTCATCCAAGACACCTGCAAAAAGTGTTCCGACACTGACCCAAATCTCAAGTACAACTTTTGCACAGGCTCCTTCGAGTCCTCGCCCGACGGTCGCCAATGCACCAGTCTCCGAGACTTGGGTCTCGTCTCGATAAGATTGACCAAAAACAACGTGACTTCTACTAAGCATTTCATCAAACACCTTCTCCACAatgataagaagaagaagaaattagacCCTTACGTAAAGGCTTGCTTGACCGACTGCATGGAGTTGTTTAATGATGCGTTGTCGACGATCAAAGTGGTTGTGAAGGATTATAAGGCGAAGCGATACGACGACGCGAATATTAATTTGAGTTCGGTGCTTGATGCTTCGTCGACGTGTGAAGATGGATTTAAGGAGAGCGATAGTACTAAAAAGCATGTTGTTTCGCCTTTGACGAAGAGAAACGACAATGCGTTTCAGCTTACTGCTATTTCTCTTTCCATTATAAATATGCtccataattaa